The Bacteroidales bacterium genome includes a window with the following:
- a CDS encoding DUF2200 domain-containing protein: protein MRIFKTSFASVYPLYIQKAEKKGRTKEEVDTVIFWLTGYDGQTLQQQIDNNSDFETFFTLAPLMNPNASKITGVICGHRVEEIENELMQKIRYLDKLIDELAKGKPMEKILRK, encoded by the coding sequence ATGCGAATATTTAAAACCTCTTTTGCGAGTGTATATCCGTTGTATATACAAAAAGCGGAGAAAAAGGGACGTACGAAAGAAGAGGTGGATACTGTTATTTTCTGGCTGACAGGATATGATGGGCAAACATTGCAACAACAAATCGACAACAATAGTGATTTTGAAACCTTTTTCACTCTGGCGCCACTTATGAATCCGAATGCGTCAAAAATTACAGGTGTCATTTGCGGCCATCGTGTCGAGGAAATTGAAAACGAACTGATGCAAAAAATCCGTTATCTGGATAAATTAATCGATGAATTGGCTAAAGGAAAGCCAATGGAGAAGATTCTAAGGAAATAA
- a CDS encoding GNAT family N-acetyltransferase, whose amino-acid sequence MEIKSLGRTDFNTIFEAFSSAFADYELQLNKVQLQAMFRRRGFDPGLSFAAFEGNRIVAFTCNGTGNFNGVPTAYDTGTGTLKEYRGKGLATKIFEYSIPHLSKANIRQYLLEVLQHNTKAVSVYKNLGFEVTREFNYFTQRNEEIHNEIKRSVIPCSIRQIEIEKFSSIPDFWDFYPSWQNSFESIKRAIDGFISLGAFIENKLTGYCVFEPVSGDITQIAVDQPYRRKGIASLLLHEIIKLNRHDSVKVINADISCNSITDFLKVKNIDIKGKQFEMIRKL is encoded by the coding sequence ATGGAAATAAAATCACTGGGCAGAACAGACTTTAACACGATATTCGAGGCATTCAGCTCAGCATTTGCCGATTACGAACTTCAGCTAAACAAAGTACAGCTCCAGGCCATGTTCCGAAGGCGCGGTTTTGATCCCGGGTTGTCATTTGCGGCTTTTGAAGGGAACAGGATAGTGGCTTTTACCTGTAACGGAACCGGAAATTTCAACGGGGTTCCAACGGCATATGATACAGGTACAGGAACACTCAAGGAATATAGGGGAAAAGGTCTGGCTACAAAAATCTTCGAATATTCCATCCCGCATTTAAGCAAAGCAAATATCCGACAATACCTGTTGGAAGTATTGCAGCATAATACAAAAGCTGTTTCGGTCTATAAGAACCTTGGCTTCGAAGTCACCCGTGAATTCAATTATTTTACGCAGAGAAATGAGGAAATCCATAATGAAATCAAAAGATCAGTTATCCCCTGTTCGATCCGTCAAATAGAGATCGAAAAATTCAGTTCGATTCCGGATTTTTGGGATTTTTATCCTTCATGGCAGAACAGTTTTGAATCCATTAAAAGGGCTATCGATGGTTTTATCAGCCTGGGCGCATTCATTGAAAACAAACTTACGGGATATTGCGTGTTCGAACCTGTTTCGGGAGATATTACCCAGATAGCGGTTGACCAACCATACAGAAGAAAAGGCATTGCATCTTTATTACTTCACGAGATCATCAAATTAAACAGGCACGACTCCGTTAAAGTTATCAATGCAGACATATCATGTAATTCGATCACTGATTTCTTAAAAGTGAAAAATATTGATATAAAAGGAAAACAATTTGAAATGATCAGAAAATTATAA